A window of Diospyros lotus cultivar Yz01 chromosome 14, ASM1463336v1, whole genome shotgun sequence contains these coding sequences:
- the LOC127790555 gene encoding pectinesterase-like translates to MANFRQFLAGMSDSTYTYKRNKKLFLSLLASFLLIAAVIGIVAGVNSSNRRSHDIGGASIATSHAILKSSCSNTLYPDLCFSAVASVPGMSGKVSSQKDVIMLVLNLTIATVEHNYVIVKKLAKAANLTKREKAAINDCLEMVDETLDELRKAEEKLNEYPSKKSLRNYADDLKTLVSAAITNQESCLDGFSHGKADRRVRKGLIGGETNVEKMCSNALAMIKNMTDTDMVNELKMKPAGRKLKEEGGGWPDWLSAGDRRLLQSSTVTPNVVVAADGSGDYKTVSEAVAAAPEKSSTRYIIRIKAGVYKENVDVPKTKTNLMFMGDGRTTTIITGSRNVVDGSTTFNSATVAVVGERFLARDITFQNTAGPSKHQAVALRVGADLSAFYRCDMIAYQDTLYVHSNRQFFVGCYVAGTVDFIFGNAAAVLQDCDIHARRPNSGQKNMVTAQGRTDPNQNTGIVIQKCRIDATSDLKPVISSFPTFLGRPWKLYSRTMVMQTAIGALVDPAGWHEWDGSFALDTLEYREYQNSGQGADTSRRVTWKGYKVITSAAEAKPYTAGEFIAGGSWLGSTGFPYQLGL, encoded by the exons ATGGCCAATTTCCGACAATTCCTCGCCGGAATGTCTGATTCCACCTATACCTATAAGAGAAACAAGAAGCTCTTCTTGTCTCTCCTTGCTTCTTTCCTACTTATAGCTGCTGTAATCGGCATCGTCGCCGGAGTCAACTCTAGCAACCGAAGGTCTCACGACATTGGTGGAGCTTCGATTGCAACAAGCCACGCCATTCTCAAATCCTCTTGCAGCAACACGCTCTATCCGGATTTGTGCTTCTCCGCCGTCGCCAGCGTCCCAGGAATGAGCGGCAAAGTGTCCAGCCAGAAGGACGTGATCATGCTGGTTCTGAACCTCACCATCGCCACCGTGGAGCACAATTACGTCATCGTGAAGAAGCTCGCGAAGGCGGCGAACCTGACGAAGCGAGAGAAGGCGGCTATCAACGACTGTCTCGAGATGGTTGACGAGACGCTCGACGAGCTCCGCAAGGCAGAGGAGAAGCTCAACGAATATCCGAGCAAGAAATCTCTCCGGAACTACGCCGACGACCTGAAGACCCTAGTGAGCGCGGCGATCACGAACCAGGAGTCCTGCCTCGACGGCTTCTCGCACGGTAAGGCCGACCGGCGAGTGCGGAAAGGCTTGATCGGTGGGGAAACGAACGTGGAGAAGATGTGCAGCAACGCGTTGGCGATGATCAAGAACATGACGGACACGGACATGGTGAACGAGCTGAAGATGAAGCCGGCGGGAAGGAAGCTGAAAGAGGAGGGGGGAGGGTGGCCGGACTGGCTGTCTGCCGGAGACAGGCGGCTGCTGCAGTCGAGCACGGTGACTCCGAACGTGGTGGTGGCGGCGGACGGCAGCGGAGATTACAAGACGGTGTCGGAGGCGGTGGCGGCGGCGCCGGAGAAGAGTAGCACGAGATACATAATAAGGATTAAGGCGGGAGTTTATAAGGAGAATGTGGATGTgccgaagacgaagacgaacCTGATGTTCATGGGCGACGGCAGAACCACAACGATCATCACTGGAAGTAGAAACGTCGTCGACGGCAGTACAACCTTCAACTCCGCCACTGTCG CCGTGGTGGGCGAACGCTTCTTGGCGCGGGATATAACGTTTCAAAACACGGCCGGCCCCTCCAAGCACCAAGCCGTTGCTCTCCGCGTCGGCGCTGACTTGTCGGCGTTCTATCGCTGCGACATGATCGCCTATCAAGACACGCTGTACGTCCACTCCAACCGCCAGTTCTTCGTCGGCTGCTACGTCGCCGGCACCGTCGACTTCATCTTCGGCAACGCCGCAGCGGTGCTCCAGGACTGCGACATCCACGCCCGCCGCCCCAACTCCGGGCAGAAGAACATGGTCACTGCCCAAGGCCGGACCGACCCCAACCAGAACACGGGCATCGTCATACAGAAATGCAGGATCGACGCCACCTCCGATCTTAAACCGGTGATTAGCAGCTTCCCGACGTTTCTGGGGAGGCCGTGGAAGTTGTATTCGAGGACGATGGTCATGCAGACGGCGATAGGGGCCTTGGTTGACCCGGCGGGGTGGCACGAGTGGGACGGCAGCTTTGCGCTGGACACGTTGGAGTACAGAGAGTATCAGAACAGTGGGCAAGGGGCCGACACCTCCCGGAGGGTGACGTGGAAGGGTTACAAGGTGATTACGAGTGCGGCGGAGGCGAAGCCGTACACCGCCGGGGAGTTCATTGCCGGCGGAAGCTGGCTGGGTTCCACCGGGTTTCCGTACCAACTTGGGTTGTGA